A window of Juglans regia cultivar Chandler chromosome 7, Walnut 2.0, whole genome shotgun sequence contains these coding sequences:
- the LOC108995063 gene encoding glutamine synthetase leaf isozyme, chloroplastic, which yields MAHILAPTTQWQMRITKNSANASPMTAKMWGSLLLKQNKKGSSKGSAKFRVFATKSENSTVNRIEKLLNLDLTPYTDKVIAEYIWIGGSGIDLRSKSRTISKPVEHPSELPKWNYDGSSTGQAPGEDSEVILYPQAIFKDPFRGGNNILVICDAYTPAGEPIPTNKRHRAAEIFTNKKVTDEVPWFGIEQEYTLLQQNVKWPLGWPVGGYPGPQGPYYCGAGADKSFGRDISDAHYKACLYAGINISGTNGEVMPGQWEYQVGPSVGIEAGDHIWCSRYILERITEQAGVVLSLDPKPIEGDWNGAGCHTNYSTKSMREDGGFEVIKKAILNLSLRHKDHISAYGEGNERRLTGKHETASINTFSWGVANRGCSIRVGRETEKQGKGYLEDRRPASNMDPYIVTSLLAETTILWEPTLEAEALAAQKLALNV from the exons ATGGCACATATCTTGGCACCCACTACGCAATGGCAGATGAGAATCACAAAGAATTCTGCAAATGCGAGTCCTATGACAGCAAAGATGTGGGGTTCTCTGTTGttgaaacaaaacaagaaaGGGTCATCTAAGGGCTCAGCTAAGTTTCGGGTTTTTGCCACGAAGTCGGAGAACAGCACTGTCAACAGAATAGAAAAACTACTAAATTTGGACCTCACTCCATATACTGACAAAGTCATTGCTGAATATATTTG GATTGGAGGGTCCGGAATTGATCTGCGTAGCAAGTCAAGG ACAATTTCCAAGCCTGTTGAACATCCATCTGAGCTTCCTAAGTGGAATTATGATGGATCAAGTACTGGTCAAGCTCCGGGTGAAGACAGTGAAGTAATTCTATA CCCTCAAGCGATCTTTAAGGACCCTTTTCGTGGTGGTAACAACATCTTG GTAATTTGTGATGCATACACACCGGCGGGGGAGCCTATCCCAACAAACAAACGCCACAGGGCTGCTGAGATCTTCACTAACAAGAAGGTCACAGATGAAGTTCCATG GTTTGGAATAGAGCAAGAGTACACCTTACTACAACAAAATGTGAAATGGCCATTAGGTTGGCCTGTTGGAGGCTATCCTGGTCCTCAG GGTCCTTACTACTGTGGTGCTGGGGCAGACAAATCATTTGGCCGTGACATATCAGACGCCCATTACAAAGCTTGCTTATATGCCGGAATTAACATCAGTGGTACAAATGGGGAGGTTATGCCTGGCCAG TGGGAGTATCAAGTAGGACCTAGTGTGGGAATTGAAGCTGGAGATCATATATGGTGTTCCAGATACATTCTTGAG AGAATTACTGAACAAGCTGGTGTTGTTCTCTCACTCGATCCAAAACCAATAGAG GGTGATTGGAACGGTGCAGGATGCCACACAAATTACAG TACTAAGAGCATGAGGGAGGATGGAGGCTTTGAAGTTATAAAGAAGGCAATTTTGAACCTGTCACTTCGCCATAAAGATCATATCAGTGCCTATGgagaaggaaatgagagaagGTTAACAGGAAAGCATGAAACAGCCAGCATTAACACATTTTCTTGG GGAGTGGCTAATCGTGGATGCTCCATCCGTGTTGGACGTGAAACTGAGAAGCAAGGCAAAG GGTACTTGGAAGATCGGCGTCCAGCTTCAAACATGGACCCTTATATTGTGACCTCGCTACTGGCTGAAACCACAATATTATGGGAACCAACACTGGAGGCTGAAGCTCTAGCTGCTCAGAAGCTGGCACTGAATGTTTAA